Proteins encoded together in one Impatiens glandulifera chromosome 1, dImpGla2.1, whole genome shotgun sequence window:
- the LOC124919999 gene encoding probable fructokinase-6, chloroplastic → MTATFSQINHIANREHSATFPHILSRFHHSTNPFMAIQSSPIIFHGTVGFSSDHHPLFHSFPASVLTSFKTANFRASSSSSYYSSPSRSSSTSRLGIRGKALISDDGPYQTKDSSLVVCFGEMLIDFVPTISGFSLADAPAFKKAPGGAPANVAVGISRLGGSSAFIGKVGQDEFGYMLADILKENRVNNEGMRFDPAARTALAFVTLRSDGEREFMFYRNPSADMLLQEDELDYDMIRKAKIFHYGSISLITEPCKSAHISATKAAKDAGVILSYDPNLRLPLWPSAESARKGILSIWDSADIIKISEEEISFLTNGEDPYDDEVVRKLFHPNLKLLLVTEGADGCRYYTKDFSGRVKGLKVEAVDTTGAGDAFVAGILSQISADILLFQDEGKLRNALQFANVCGALTVTERGAIPALPTKEAVLNALLQLV, encoded by the exons ATGACCGCTACTTTCTCTCAAATCAACCACATTGCTAATAGAGAACATTCAGCGACTTTTCCGCACATTCTCAGCAGATTTCATCACTCAACGAATCCTTTCATGGCTATTCAATCTTCACCTATTATCTTCCATGGAACTGTTGGTTTTTCGTCGGATCATCATCCCTTGTTTCATTCCTTCCCAGCTTCGGTACTAACTAGTTTCAAAACAGCTAACTTCAGAGCTTCCTCATCCTCCTCTTACTACTCTTCTCCGTCTCGTTCATCGTCTACTTCGCGACTTGGAATTCGGG GAAAAGCACTTATTAGTGATGATGGGCCGTATCAAACAAAGGATTCATCGCTTGTGGTATGCTTTGGTGAAATGTTAATTGATTTTGTCCCAACTATTAGTGGCTTTTCATTGGCTGATGCACCGGCATTTAAAAAAGCTCCTGGAGGTGCACCTGCTAATGTTGCTGTTGGCATTTCACGTCTGGGTGGTTCATCAGCTTTCATAGGGAAG GTTGGTCAAGATGAGTTCGGATACATGCTTGCTGATATCTTAAAGGAGAATAGGGTAAACAATGAGGGAATGCGATTTGATCCTGCTGCTCGAACAGCTTTAGCTTTTGTGACTCTTAGAAGTGATGGGGAACGCGAGTTCATGTTTTATCGTAATCCAAGTGCCGATATGCTGCTTCAAGAAGATGAACTTGACTATGACATGATTCGAAAG GCAAAAATATTTCACTATGGTTCTATAAGTTTAATTACTGAACCATGCAAGTCGGCCCATATCTCGGCAACAAAGGCTGCTAAGGATGCTGGTGTAATTCTATCTTATGATCCCAATTTGAGGCTTCCATTGTGGCCTTCTGCAGAGAGTGCAAGGAAAGGAATCCTGAGCATATGGGATTCTGCTGATATTATCAAG attagtGAAGAAGAAATATCTTTTCTAACTAATGGGGAGGATCCTTATGACGATGAAGTTGTTCGTAAATTGTTTCATCCAAATCTCAAATTGCTTCTTGTCACTGAAGGAGCAGATGGTTGCAGATATTATACCAAG GATTTCAGTGGAAGGGTTAAGGGTTTGAAAGTGGAGGCTGTGGATACAACTGGCGCTGGAGATGCTTTTGTGGCTGGAATACTATCCCAAATCTCTGCTGATATTCTCTTGTTTCAG GATGAAGGAAAGTTGAGAAATGCTCTTCAGTTTGCGAATGTTTGTGGTGCATTGACAGTTACAGAGAGAGGTGCCATTCCAGCTTTACCCACTAAAGAAGCTGTGCTAAATGCCCTGCTTCAGCTGGTTTGA
- the LOC124920000 gene encoding probable aquaporin NIP-type, whose product MANDHDEGIKEESQHVSLDLEEDNYTHKSNVLCSSSAVISTAQKMVAELIGTYFVIFSGCGSVVVNNLYDGTVTFPGICLTWGLIVMVMIYTLGHVSGAHFNPAVTIASATFRRFPWKEVPFYIVAQLLGAVLASGTLNLIFDISESKDFFGTVPVGTDIQSFVLEVVTSFLLMFVVTALSTDNRAIGELGGMAVGMTITINVFVAGPISGASMNPARSLGPAFVKNIYKGIWVYILGPPIGTILGAFIYKFLRFET is encoded by the exons ATGGCAAATGATCACGACGAAGGTATCAAAGAAGAATCACAACATGTTTCATTAGATCTCGAAGAAGACAATTATACTCATAAATCAAATGTCTTATGCTCATCATCAGCAGTTATTTCCACCGCTCAAAAG ATGGTGGCAGAGTTGATTGGAACATACTTTGTGATATTTTCTGGATGTGGATCTGTTGTTGTGAACAATCTTTACGATGGAACAGTTACATTCCCGGGTATATGTTTGACGTGGGGTTTGATCGTAATGGTAATGATATACACTCTCGGCCATGTTTCTGGTGCCCATTTCAATCCGGCTGTGACAATCGCATCTGCCACTTTTCGTAGGTTTCCATGGAAAGAG GTGCCATTTTATATAGTGGCTCAGTTATTGGGTGCAGTTTTAGCAAGTGGAACATTAAATCTCATATTTGATATTTCTGAATCTAAAGACTTCTTTGGAACAGTTCCTGTTGGAACAGACATTCAATCTTTTGTTCTTGAAGTTGTCACTTCTTTCCTCCTCATGTTTGTTGTAACTGCTCTTTCAACCGATAATAGAGCG ATTGGAGAGTTGGGTGGGATGGCGGTTGGAATGACAATAACCATAAACGTGTTTGTTGCTGG ACCTATTTCTGGTGCTTCAATGAACCCTGCAAGGAGCCTTGGACCAGCTTTTGTTAAGAATATTTACAAAGGTATATGGGTTTACATACTTGGTCCACCAATTGGGACCATACTTGGAGCTTTTATCTATAAGTTTTTAAGGTTTGAAACCTAG